The Pseudodesulfovibrio cashew genomic sequence GGCACGTGATGTTTGTCGTCCGAGGTGCGCCAATACTCGATTTTCCCGTCGGAGGGAAGCGGTTCTACCACGACCTCCTCGGCGGGGACGCCCAATGCCAGAACCAGGAGAATCTCGTAGCGCTCCTCCAAACCGAGGAGCTCGGCCAACTTTCCGCGCTTGATTGTACCGATGATGCAGCCGCCCAGTCCTTTTTCCGTCGCCGCCAGCATGATTGTCTGACAGGCGATACCGTGGTCGCAATGGGGAGTGGAGGCAATATCTCTGTCCAGGAGGATAACTACGTAAGCAGTAGGACGCTCGCCCTCTGCGGGACCGTCCCAGTCCTTGAGGTATCCGGCCCAGCCCAGCAGGGGAAAAATCTCCGCGCACTGATCCTGGTCGGCGGTTACCACATACTTGAGCGGTTGCTTGTTCATGGCCGACGGCATCAGCCGCACAGTATCCACCATATCGACCAGATCCGCCACGTCCACTGGACGAGACTGATCGAAGATGCGCCGAGTCCGGTTTTTCGCAACCAATTCCTTAAAATTCATCTTTCCTCCCTGGCAACCTGTGATTTGTAAAGGACTTTGCCGCCCTCTGCAACGCCCATTAACGGGGCCGGTCATTGAGACGCCAATCATATTCGAGATATTTGACTGTCGGTGTCTTCCCTTTCTCGGTCATTGCGTCCAACTTCTCCTTGAGACTCCCTCGGGCATATTGTTGAAGCCAACTCACGACATCCTCGGGGAAGTCCTTTGCATACCATTTGAAAATCCGGCTCAGGTAAAGCTTTCCATTTTCCAGCCTGTTCCCTTCGGAATCGTTGATAAAGGTGATGGCTGCAACACGAAGCCGATCCTTCAACGAATCAGCGACATACGGCTCCTCCGCCAAGGGCGGGCAACTTCGCGCCGAACAATTGAGAGCAAAATGGACCAGCGGCTCCTGGAAACGGGGTCGAAGGATCTCGTGTTCCACGTGATCAAGGGAGACCAGTTCACCCTTCAACGGAACCACCTTCTGCTTCCACGGCGAAGAGAACCATCCGCCTATGTCCTTGATCGAAGACACGGGATAGTGGTCTACAACAAGACGCAATGTGGCCGCATTGTACAGATTGATGTAAAATGCCAGTTGACCTTCCCGCGACAGGGACTCGGGATCAACTGTCCCCATACGGGAGAGGCTCTCGTCCAACAGCTTACGATTTTCCTTAAGCCCGGCATAGTCCACGCTTCCACCCCGGACGTACCGGTGCAGGACTTCGGCATATTCCGCTTGGCCGGGCGGCCCTGCCAGAGCCGCCTGCCATGACAGCAGGATACACATGGCTAAGAACATTGATTTTCGCACGATCTTTCCCCTTTGTGCATGAAACCTACCATACTGGGACGCAAAAACCAGGAATTCCCGCAAGAGACATTCAAAACGGGACAAACCCCTTGACGCGGAAAGCGACATCGGACAAACTTCCGCCTATGCATAATCCCTGTAACCGACACGACTTTTGGTCTACGAGCCTCCGCTAGGAAGCTCGTGGAATTTCGTTACAGGACTCGCTGATACAACCACGGGCTTCAGGGCTCCGTGGTTTTTTTTCTTGTACGTCAGAGGGCTGAGGGAAGGCCCGCAAGGAGGAGAGAGGATGATCTACGATATTCAAAACGAGACTCTGCCCAGGGAGGACCTGGAAAAACTGCAACTGCGGCGTCTCCAGGCCCTGTGCGAGCGGGTCTACGCCAACGTGCCCTTCTACCGCAGGAAATTTGATGAAAAGGGCATCAAGCCTCAAGACATCAAATCCTTGAGGGACATCACCCTGCTCCCGTTCACGGTCAAGCAGGACCTGCGCGACCAGTATCCCTTCGGCATGTTCGCCGTGCCCAAGGACCAGATCGTGCGCATTCACTCCTCCTCAGGAACCACCGGCACCGCAACCGTGGTCGGCTACACCAAGCGCGACATCGACAACTGGGGCGCGCTCATGGCCCGCTCCTTTGCCGCGTCCGGCGCCACCGCCGCCGACACCGTGCACAACGCCTATGGCTACGGGCTCTTTACCGGAGGCCTGGGTGCTCACTACGGAGCGGAAGCCCTGGGCGCCACGGTTGTCCCGGTATCGGGCGGAGCCACCCGCAGGCAGGTTACCCTGCTCAAGGACTTTGCCCCGGACGTCATCTGCTGCACGCCCTCCTACGCCCTGTTCCTGGCTGAAACCGGCGAGGAAATGGGGATCAACATCAAGGACCTTCCCCTGCGCATCGGCATCTTCGGAGCCGAGCCCTGGACCAACGAAATGCGCGTGGAAATCGAAAAACGACTCGGGATCACGGCCATCGACATCTACGGTCTGTCCGAAGTGATGGGCCCCGGAGTAGCCATCGAATGTGCCGAGGCCCAAGACGGCCTGCATATCCAGGAAGACCACTTCCTGGCCGAGACCATCGACCCGGTGTCCGGCGAACCCGTAGGCCCGGGTGAAGAAGGCGAGCTGGTCTTCACCACCCTGACCAAGGAAGGCATCCCCCTGATCCGCTACCGCACCCGCGACCTGACAACACTGAATACGGTGCCCTGCAAATGCGGCCGCACAACGGCCCGCATGAAGCGCGTCACAGGTCGCTCCGACGACATGCTGATCATTCGCGGCGTCAACGTCTTCCCGTCCCAGATCGAATCCATTCTCATCGAGACTGAGGGACTCACTCCGCATTACCAGCTCATAGTCGCACGTCAGGGCAACCTGGACACCCTGGAAGTCCAGGTCGAGGTCAATGAGTCCATCTTCTCGGACGAGATTAAGAATTTACAACGTGTGGAATCGAAGGTAATGAAGAACATCAAGGAATTCCTTGGCGTCACGGCCAAGGTGACCTTGGTCAACCCCAAGGAAATCGAGCGTTCCGTCGGCAAAGCCAAACGCATTGTCGACAAGCGAAACGAAGGATAACCGAACATAATCCAAGGAGAAAACCATGAAAGTAGATCAACTCTCCATATTTCTGGAAAACCGAGCGGGCCGCCTGGCCGAAGTGACCCGCCTTCTGGCTGAAGCGGAAGTCAACATCCGGGCCCTGTCCCTGGCCGACACCTCGGATTTCGGCATCCTGCGGCTGATCGTGTCCGACTTCGAAAAGGCCAAAGCCAAGCTCAAGGAAAATGGCTTCACCGTTGGCCGCACCTCTGTGGTGGCGGTCGAGGTTGCCGACTCCCCCGGCGGATTGCACAATATTCTCTCCATGTTGCAGGATGCCGGCATCAACGTCGAATACATGTATGCCTTTGTGCAGCAGTCTGGCGACTCCGCCGTGCTTATCCTGCGCTTTGATCGTACTGAGCAGGGCATCGAACTTCTCCAGAAGAACAACATCACCATCATTCCGGGAGAAAAGCTCTACTCCATGTAGTCTATTGAAGTACCCGAATAGTAGCAGGGGCGGGAACCGATATCGGTTCCCGCCCCCTTTTTTACCACTCCGGACGAAATGCGCGAAGCAGAGAAAACTGCATGTAGTGAATTTTCCACTCCATTGTTGCGCGCTAGCCGCAAAAAGCCTATGAAGCGCATAGGGTCAGCCTATAGGGAGCAAAAAAGAGATGAACTGATGTCCTATCCTCTCCCCGGCACTCCTGCGACAATACCTGCACACATCCGAGCATGGCCGCAGAACATAGCGGCACAGGAATAAAGCATGCCGAAAATCTTCCTCATCCCCACGCTGTTGCTTCTCTTGGCCACGCCAGTACTGGCGGAAGACGTTGTTCTGCTTTCAAACGAATACGCCCCATACGTGAATGTTGATCAGAACCACCCTGGATTTCTGACGGAACTGGTTGTGGCAGCTTTCAAGGAGGTGGGAGTAAAGGCACATGTTGAATTCCGTCCGTGGCGACGATGCGCCATGTTGGTGGAGTCCGGCTCCTACCTTGGGGCCTTTCCCTACGCGATCTCCAAAGAGCGGGAAAAATACGCATGGTTCTCCAACAGCATCTGGAGTTGCCGAAATGTTTTTTTCTATCTTAAAAAATCTTTTCCAGACTACGATTACACCAACCTAGAATCCATGCGGAGCTACCTAATCGGCGGCACGTCAGGTAACTACTACGAAAAAGTCTTTCACAAAGTCGGTCTCCGGGTGGATTATGCGCCGGGAGAAGCCTCGGGACTCTGGAAACTATGGGACCGACGCAATGACTTTTTTGCGGAAGACGAGTTGGTGGGATGGAGCTTGATCAGACGCATCTTCCCTGAGCAGCGAGAACGGTTTGCCTCCACCCCCACGCCCTGGCGCATCAATCCCCAACACCTCATGATTTCCAAGAAGTATCCCGGTTCACGAAAATTGCTGCAACGGTTCAACGAGGGCTTGAAAAAGATCAGAACAAACGGGACATTCCATATGATCCTCAGCCATTACATCGACCTGGACCAGCCATCAAACACCATCCGCTTCGAAAGCAAATAATTGGCATCTCCCTCCCCATATTTTTCAGCAAACCTGTTGCCGAAAATTTCTCAGTACCGTATGAAATAGGAATCCGTACGGATTAGAAAAAGAGGTACCGAGGGAGACGTCTGTGACGACTGCAGAAAGAACCAAAAACATCATGGAGCCGGTGGCAAGCGAGGTGATGGATTCCAAATTTCTGGAGTCCATGGCAGGCAAGCAATCCTTTCTGAAACGGATGTTCACGGTTTTCATTTCCCAGGAGCCCAAACGGTTGCGAGAAATCCGAAAGGCGCTGGAAGAGGGAAACGAAGAGCAACTCCGACACTTGGCCCATTCACTCAAGGGAGGTTCGGCAACCATGGGCGTCGCACGAGTGCGCGACTGTTGCCTCGCCCTGGAGAACGCGGCCAAGGCTCATGACCTGAAAGCCGCCGAGGCTCTAATCCCCAAGCTGGAAACGGAGATGCGTCGGGCCTACGCCTTCATGTTCAACTACCTGGACGAGCACTAGACTCCGCTTACGAAACCCATTCGTCAGGCATCCGCTCTGAGCGGAGCCCGTCCCACGCCGGGCCAGACGCGAACCAGACCGAACGCGGCCCGTACAGACGTCCACAGCGCGGTGGTCAACCAGACATAGACAAGAAGATGTTCGGGACGGACGGCCTCCAGGTACATGACGGCACCGCCTGCCATCAGCGACGCGGCCAGCATGGCGTTTCGCAGATAGCGAAAATCGCCGGTTCCCCAGTGAATGCCGTCGGTCGCAAAGGAAAGCGCTCCGACGGGCTGGCTCAAAGAGACCACTAGCCAGGCAGGACCGAAAACAGCCATGGCCGAAGGAGGAACCAGCAGCCACGCCACTCCGGCCTCCCCCAGAAGCATGGCACCGCACAGGACCACCCCGGTTGCCAGACTCCAGAGACAGACGCTTCTCGCCACTCGCCGAGCGAGAGCCCTGTCTCCCGCACCTAGAAAATAGCCTACGAGGCTCTGCCCGCTAATGGCGAAGGCATCCAGAAACAGAGCTGAAAACAAAAAGAACTGCCGAATTGCCTGATAGGCGGCGCCCTCATCGGCCCCGGCCTTGTTGGCAACCCGCGTACACAGAGCCAAAAAGACCAAAAGCGAACCAGTTCGCACAAAGAGGTCCCCGCCGATCTTCATCAGTCTCGCCACGCCCGCACCGCGTATATCCATGGTCAGACCGAGGCGTTTCTTGACCACGGCCAGAGTCCAGATCGCACCGATCCACTGACTCGCCGTGCTGGCTATTGCCGCACCGGCCACGCCCATGGGAGCCACAGGCCCTGCCCCGAAGATGAGCCACCAATCAAGCAGGACGTTGACCAGGTTGATTCCAACGGCCACGAAAAGGGGCGTACGCATATCCTGGACACCCCGGAGTGCCCCGAAACAGGCAAGAGTTACCAGCACGGCGGGCGCGCCTAACAATCGATAGTACATGTATTGACAGGCAAGATCGTTCACCGCGCCTTCACCGCCAAGCAATGCTGCGATGGGACTCAGCACGGGCAAGGCCGCCAGCATCAGAATGACGCCTATGCCCGTAGCCATGGCGGCAGCCAAAGAGACCACCTTCACGGCCCGCTCGTGATGTCCGCCGCCAACAGCCTGGGCCACTTCCGTCTGGGTTCCGATACCGAGAAACGTGAAGGCCCAAAAAATGGATGAAAAGGCCACCGTCCCGACCCCCAGCGCGGCCACGGGTTCCGAACCGGACAAACGTGCCACGAAAGCCGTATCCGCCAAGCCGGTGAGAGGTTCGGCCACAAGGGAAAACAATACCGGCAACGCCAGACCGAGCAGCGTCCTGTTAGGCCTGCGCACAAAAGGATGTTCTCTCGACTCTTCCGAAACTCTCTTGTTCATTCAATCTCTCCCGTTCAGGGGAAAGAGAGATCACATATCTTCAGTAACGGCAAGAGAGTATATTCCGCTCACCATTTTTTTCTGTTATTTATCAGCCATGTTCGAAACAGACATCCACTTCCTGCTTTCGGCTCTCAGCGCCGCCTACACTGTCATAGAAATAACCGCCATCATCAACGCGGTTTTCGCCGTGCGAGATACGCGGACACCACAAGGG encodes the following:
- a CDS encoding nitroreductase family protein, producing MNFKELVAKNRTRRIFDQSRPVDVADLVDMVDTVRLMPSAMNKQPLKYVVTADQDQCAEIFPLLGWAGYLKDWDGPAEGERPTAYVVILLDRDIASTPHCDHGIACQTIMLAATEKGLGGCIIGTIKRGKLAELLGLEERYEILLVLALGVPAEEVVVEPLPSDGKIEYWRTSDDKHHVPKRSVGELLVGRYPNKQD
- a CDS encoding DUF547 domain-containing protein — protein: MSLSASRGLSRFECLLREFLVFASQYGRFHAQRGKIVRKSMFLAMCILLSWQAALAGPPGQAEYAEVLHRYVRGGSVDYAGLKENRKLLDESLSRMGTVDPESLSREGQLAFYINLYNAATLRLVVDHYPVSSIKDIGGWFSSPWKQKVVPLKGELVSLDHVEHEILRPRFQEPLVHFALNCSARSCPPLAEEPYVADSLKDRLRVAAITFINDSEGNRLENGKLYLSRIFKWYAKDFPEDVVSWLQQYARGSLKEKLDAMTEKGKTPTVKYLEYDWRLNDRPR
- a CDS encoding phenylacetate--CoA ligase family protein, encoding MIYDIQNETLPREDLEKLQLRRLQALCERVYANVPFYRRKFDEKGIKPQDIKSLRDITLLPFTVKQDLRDQYPFGMFAVPKDQIVRIHSSSGTTGTATVVGYTKRDIDNWGALMARSFAASGATAADTVHNAYGYGLFTGGLGAHYGAEALGATVVPVSGGATRRQVTLLKDFAPDVICCTPSYALFLAETGEEMGINIKDLPLRIGIFGAEPWTNEMRVEIEKRLGITAIDIYGLSEVMGPGVAIECAEAQDGLHIQEDHFLAETIDPVSGEPVGPGEEGELVFTTLTKEGIPLIRYRTRDLTTLNTVPCKCGRTTARMKRVTGRSDDMLIIRGVNVFPSQIESILIETEGLTPHYQLIVARQGNLDTLEVQVEVNESIFSDEIKNLQRVESKVMKNIKEFLGVTAKVTLVNPKEIERSVGKAKRIVDKRNEG
- a CDS encoding ACT domain-containing protein gives rise to the protein MKVDQLSIFLENRAGRLAEVTRLLAEAEVNIRALSLADTSDFGILRLIVSDFEKAKAKLKENGFTVGRTSVVAVEVADSPGGLHNILSMLQDAGINVEYMYAFVQQSGDSAVLILRFDRTEQGIELLQKNNITIIPGEKLYSM
- a CDS encoding substrate-binding periplasmic protein; translation: MPKIFLIPTLLLLLATPVLAEDVVLLSNEYAPYVNVDQNHPGFLTELVVAAFKEVGVKAHVEFRPWRRCAMLVESGSYLGAFPYAISKEREKYAWFSNSIWSCRNVFFYLKKSFPDYDYTNLESMRSYLIGGTSGNYYEKVFHKVGLRVDYAPGEASGLWKLWDRRNDFFAEDELVGWSLIRRIFPEQRERFASTPTPWRINPQHLMISKKYPGSRKLLQRFNEGLKKIRTNGTFHMILSHYIDLDQPSNTIRFESK
- a CDS encoding Hpt domain-containing protein; its protein translation is MTTAERTKNIMEPVASEVMDSKFLESMAGKQSFLKRMFTVFISQEPKRLREIRKALEEGNEEQLRHLAHSLKGGSATMGVARVRDCCLALENAAKAHDLKAAEALIPKLETEMRRAYAFMFNYLDEH
- a CDS encoding MATE family efflux transporter, which encodes MNKRVSEESREHPFVRRPNRTLLGLALPVLFSLVAEPLTGLADTAFVARLSGSEPVAALGVGTVAFSSIFWAFTFLGIGTQTEVAQAVGGGHHERAVKVVSLAAAMATGIGVILMLAALPVLSPIAALLGGEGAVNDLACQYMYYRLLGAPAVLVTLACFGALRGVQDMRTPLFVAVGINLVNVLLDWWLIFGAGPVAPMGVAGAAIASTASQWIGAIWTLAVVKKRLGLTMDIRGAGVARLMKIGGDLFVRTGSLLVFLALCTRVANKAGADEGAAYQAIRQFFLFSALFLDAFAISGQSLVGYFLGAGDRALARRVARSVCLWSLATGVVLCGAMLLGEAGVAWLLVPPSAMAVFGPAWLVVSLSQPVGALSFATDGIHWGTGDFRYLRNAMLAASLMAGGAVMYLEAVRPEHLLVYVWLTTALWTSVRAAFGLVRVWPGVGRAPLRADA